The Aequorivita sublithincola DSM 14238 genome window below encodes:
- a CDS encoding GNAT family N-acetyltransferase — translation MKTLKGEQLFLRALEPSDLDFLYNLENFEKLWEVSNTTTPFSKYILKKYLSNSHRDIYDVKQLRLVICKNEDESQVGFIDLFDFDPKHKRVGVGIVIFSEEDKRKGFALEALNLTCNYAFTHLNVHQIFAGITEDNQGSINLFEKAGFEKSGVKKDWIFSEGNFKNEYFYQLIPNS, via the coding sequence ATGAAAACACTAAAAGGAGAACAATTATTTTTACGCGCTTTAGAACCTTCCGATTTGGATTTTCTTTATAATTTGGAAAATTTTGAAAAGCTTTGGGAAGTAAGTAACACTACAACACCTTTTTCAAAATATATCTTGAAAAAATATTTGAGTAACAGCCATCGCGATATCTACGACGTAAAGCAATTAAGACTTGTAATCTGTAAAAACGAAGATGAAAGTCAGGTAGGGTTTATCGATTTATTCGACTTTGATCCAAAGCACAAAAGAGTAGGAGTGGGCATCGTTATTTTTTCTGAGGAAGATAAAAGAAAAGGTTTTGCATTAGAAGCATTAAATCTAACCTGTAATTACGCTTTCACACATCTAAACGTGCATCAAATTTTTGCAGGAATTACTGAAGATAACCAAGGAAGCATAAATTTATTCGAAAAAGCTGGCTTCGAAAAAAGCGGCGTTAAAAAGGACTGGATTTTTTCCGAAGGAAATTTTAAAAACGAATACTTCTACCAATTAATTCCCAATTCCTAA
- a CDS encoding VF530 family DNA-binding protein has product MNNEQPNNPLHGIKLADILEYIVEYYGWETLGEKIKINSFNSNPSIKSSLTFLRKTPWAREKVEQLYLKTKSKQNP; this is encoded by the coding sequence ATGAACAACGAACAACCCAACAACCCACTACATGGAATAAAACTAGCAGATATTCTGGAATATATTGTGGAATATTACGGATGGGAAACTTTGGGAGAAAAAATTAAAATCAATTCCTTTAACAGCAATCCTTCCATAAAATCGAGCCTTACTTTTCTTCGGAAAACACCTTGGGCACGTGAAAAAGTGGAACAACTTTATTTGAAAACAAAATCAAAACAAAACCCATAA
- a CDS encoding PQQ-dependent sugar dehydrogenase has product MKKFLPSLLFLFLSGFVLAQNVSIELFKSGFSDPLSLQNANDDRLFIVEQGGKIKIIQADGTVNATPFLNISGQIANGNEQGLLGLAFHPDYANNGYFFVNYVKPNGDTQISRFSVDPTNPDLANPNSELPIIGYSQPFANHNGGNLVFGPEGYLYISSGDGGSGGDPGNRAQNINTLLGKLLRIDINNPSGGNNYGIPTDNPFFGNVNAKQEIYAYGLRNPWRFSFDFIGNKLWIADVGQGNLEEINRVDIGNAGLNYGWRCYEGSQPFNTENCPPQSELTFPIAEYTHANGNCSITGGFVYRGSKYSDIAGFYFFADYCSGLIGTVDSAGNIMEHGNFSARWVSFGEDINKELYIIDINGGDIYKVKGGQIVRIEDFSIENSLRMHPNPASGNVVFSLKDENLQNIQIFDIRGSLVFSEENISSNEKTISIEILNSGIYFTKVTSEKGQTAVKKLIVQ; this is encoded by the coding sequence ATGAAAAAATTTCTACCTTCACTTTTATTTCTATTTCTGTCAGGATTTGTTTTGGCTCAGAATGTATCTATTGAACTTTTTAAAAGTGGATTTTCAGATCCCTTAAGTTTACAAAATGCTAATGATGACCGTCTTTTTATTGTTGAACAAGGCGGAAAAATAAAAATAATTCAGGCTGATGGAACTGTAAATGCTACGCCCTTTTTAAACATTTCTGGACAGATTGCCAATGGAAATGAGCAAGGATTGCTAGGTTTGGCTTTTCACCCAGATTATGCCAATAACGGCTATTTTTTTGTGAATTACGTAAAACCTAACGGTGATACACAAATCTCGCGCTTTTCTGTAGATCCCACAAACCCAGATTTAGCAAACCCTAACTCTGAATTACCTATTATCGGCTATTCACAGCCATTTGCAAACCACAATGGAGGCAATCTGGTTTTTGGCCCAGAAGGCTATTTATACATATCTTCTGGTGATGGCGGTAGCGGCGGCGACCCAGGAAATCGGGCTCAAAATATAAATACGCTCTTAGGTAAATTATTGAGGATTGATATAAACAACCCAAGTGGAGGGAATAATTATGGTATTCCAACAGACAATCCTTTTTTTGGAAATGTAAATGCAAAACAAGAAATTTATGCTTACGGTTTAAGAAACCCTTGGCGTTTCTCTTTTGATTTTATTGGTAATAAACTTTGGATTGCTGATGTTGGTCAAGGAAATTTGGAGGAAATAAATCGAGTTGATATTGGTAATGCAGGACTAAATTATGGCTGGCGCTGTTACGAAGGCTCACAACCCTTTAACACAGAAAATTGTCCGCCACAGTCCGAATTAACCTTTCCTATTGCAGAATATACACACGCTAACGGAAATTGCTCCATAACGGGCGGCTTTGTTTACAGAGGTTCAAAATATTCAGATATTGCAGGATTTTACTTTTTTGCCGATTATTGCAGCGGTTTGATTGGAACGGTGGATAGTGCTGGCAATATAATGGAACACGGTAATTTTTCAGCAAGATGGGTTTCTTTTGGTGAAGACATAAACAAGGAACTTTATATAATAGACATAAATGGCGGTGACATTTACAAGGTTAAAGGAGGGCAAATAGTACGTATTGAAGATTTTTCTATTGAAAATTCGCTTCGGATGCATCCAAATCCAGCTTCGGGTAATGTTGTTTTCAGCTTGAAAGATGAAAATCTTCAAAATATTCAGATTTTTGATATTCGAGGCAGTTTGGTTTTTTCCGAGGAAAATATTTCCAGCAACGAAAAAACAATTTCAATTGAAATATTGAATTCAGGAATCTATTTCACAAAAGTAACTTCAGAAAAAGGACAAACCGCAGTTAAAAAATTAATCGTTCAATAA
- the dapF gene encoding diaminopimelate epimerase, giving the protein MEFTFYKYQGTGNDFVIIDNRENFFPKENTELVAKICDRRFGVGADGLLLLENHPSADFRMVYYNSDGNLSSMCGNGGRCISHFAKFLGIISEKTTFEAVDGMHEATVEKDWVSLKMNDVERVNVSESHTFLNTGSPHHVQMVTQLQDFDVFANGRNIRNKIYGKEGANVNFVEQQDDATFSVRTYERGVEDETLSCGTGVTAVAIAMFETGKTSENKVTLKTPGGQLQVRFEKDDSAYKDVYLEGPATLVFKGIWK; this is encoded by the coding sequence ATGGAATTCACTTTTTATAAATATCAAGGCACGGGCAACGATTTTGTAATAATCGACAATCGGGAAAATTTTTTTCCGAAGGAAAATACAGAACTCGTAGCCAAAATTTGCGACCGTCGTTTTGGCGTGGGTGCAGATGGATTGTTATTGCTAGAAAACCATCCTTCTGCAGATTTCAGGATGGTATATTACAATAGTGATGGCAATTTGAGCTCTATGTGCGGAAATGGTGGAAGATGCATTTCACATTTTGCAAAATTTCTGGGAATTATTTCAGAAAAAACAACTTTTGAAGCGGTGGACGGAATGCACGAAGCTACAGTTGAAAAAGACTGGGTTTCCCTAAAAATGAACGATGTTGAAAGAGTAAACGTTTCTGAAAGTCACACTTTTTTAAATACAGGTTCACCACATCACGTTCAAATGGTTACACAACTTCAGGATTTTGATGTTTTTGCAAATGGAAGGAATATTCGCAATAAAATCTACGGAAAAGAAGGCGCGAACGTGAATTTTGTAGAACAACAAGACGACGCGACATTTTCAGTAAGAACATACGAACGCGGTGTAGAAGACGAAACCCTTTCCTGCGGAACTGGCGTTACTGCCGTTGCAATCGCGATGTTTGAAACTGGTAAAACCTCTGAGAATAAGGTAACACTTAAAACACCAGGCGGACAATTACAAGTCCGTTTTGAAAAAGATGACTCAGCATATAAAGATGTATATTTGGAAGGACCAGCAACCCTTGTCTTTAAAGGAATTTGGAAATGA
- a CDS encoding peptidoglycan-binding domain-containing protein, producing the protein MSTLFLGSCDTGKVPADRKRFLSPYHKDGLTANAVSFRDDDRTTWRSFREGTTKEVAELQQFLYKAGFMPRGVIDGIFDYVTQAAARLFQEYIRTMDPEGDKTMVPDGIVGNGTMQHVQRWKSQGKVADWGKAAINPSKEYNDWIKLLNESKAHYISNPGPIMQAVNSLNKTYSTVKAKDWNVSTDEVHLIGIRRKQDNAAAVSRANDDFFVLLVNGMVFKFWGSTDPNKKMVSVSNAPSLVEGQHKYRFGWHKVSVETKIYRALKPYDPSGVIILRDLNKDSSMTAADLVRGSNSLEVNNSINIHWSGVGSSNWSAGCQVIAGKNYINSRDELVDCSKFASSAYSQLNSNSKMTKGAYNVLADLIVCYSKAGIDHVYYTLGREESLNLDANFGANYAINALKKMNPSVI; encoded by the coding sequence ATGAGCACTCTTTTTCTTGGAAGTTGCGACACGGGCAAAGTTCCCGCAGATCGCAAAAGATTTTTATCACCTTATCACAAAGATGGATTAACAGCAAACGCCGTTTCCTTTCGCGATGATGACCGAACCACTTGGCGTTCCTTTAGAGAAGGAACGACAAAAGAAGTAGCGGAACTTCAGCAATTTCTTTATAAAGCAGGCTTTATGCCAAGAGGTGTAATTGATGGAATTTTTGATTATGTAACCCAAGCCGCGGCTAGATTGTTTCAAGAGTATATCCGTACCATGGATCCAGAGGGCGATAAAACAATGGTGCCAGACGGTATTGTGGGTAACGGAACGATGCAACATGTGCAGCGCTGGAAAAGCCAAGGCAAAGTTGCAGATTGGGGCAAAGCGGCTATAAACCCTTCTAAAGAATACAATGATTGGATAAAGCTTCTCAATGAATCCAAAGCGCATTACATAAGTAATCCAGGACCTATTATGCAGGCTGTAAACAGCTTGAACAAAACCTATTCAACCGTTAAAGCGAAGGATTGGAATGTTTCTACAGATGAAGTTCACTTAATTGGAATCCGTCGAAAACAAGACAATGCAGCTGCCGTTTCTCGTGCAAATGATGACTTTTTTGTTCTTCTCGTTAACGGAATGGTTTTTAAGTTTTGGGGCTCTACAGATCCCAATAAGAAAATGGTAAGTGTTTCAAATGCTCCATCTTTAGTTGAAGGACAACATAAATACAGATTCGGTTGGCATAAAGTTTCCGTGGAAACGAAGATTTATCGTGCCCTAAAACCGTATGATCCTTCCGGAGTAATCATCCTTCGCGACTTGAATAAGGATAGTTCCATGACAGCTGCAGATCTTGTAAGAGGAAGCAATAGTCTAGAAGTAAATAATAGCATCAACATTCACTGGTCTGGAGTTGGATCGTCCAATTGGTCTGCAGGTTGCCAAGTTATTGCAGGTAAAAATTACATCAACAGCCGCGATGAATTGGTAGATTGTTCCAAATTCGCATCTTCGGCATATAGCCAATTAAACAGTAATTCCAAAATGACCAAAGGAGCCTACAACGTACTTGCAGATTTGATAGTTTGCTATTCAAAAGCAGGAATAGATCACGTTTATTACACTTTGGGTCGCGAAGAATCACTAAATCTTGATGCCAACTTTGGAGCAAATTATGCAATAAATGCCTTAAAAAAGATGAATCCTAGCGTAATTTGA
- a CDS encoding cold-shock protein produces the protein MAKSQQTYSKKEKEKAKLKKREDKQKKKEARKSEKTPGIDFVYVDYNGNLVDTPPDPSMKVEIEAEDIILGIPPKEEGDREAFDPVRKGKVSFYDSSKGFGFIIDNENNEKYFTHVSGIIDEITENDNVSFELEKGQRGMNAVKVTKI, from the coding sequence ATGGCAAAATCGCAACAAACGTATAGTAAAAAAGAAAAAGAAAAAGCAAAACTGAAAAAACGGGAAGACAAGCAAAAGAAAAAAGAGGCCCGCAAATCGGAAAAAACTCCTGGTATAGATTTCGTTTACGTAGATTACAATGGAAATTTGGTGGATACTCCGCCAGATCCTTCTATGAAAGTTGAAATTGAAGCTGAAGATATTATATTAGGTATTCCTCCAAAAGAAGAAGGCGACCGCGAAGCTTTTGATCCTGTAAGAAAAGGAAAAGTATCATTTTATGACTCTTCCAAAGGTTTTGGTTTTATTATAGACAATGAAAACAACGAAAAATATTTTACTCACGTAAGTGGTATTATTGACGAAATCACCGAAAATGATAATGTTTCCTTTGAACTTGAAAAAGGCCAAAGAGGAATGAATGCAGTGAAGGTTACGAAAATTTAA
- the mltG gene encoding endolytic transglycosylase MltG, with protein sequence MYIKKILLIIVLLGAVGMGAFAWYVYNTAFSGNTAFNNNEAHVYIPSNASIDAVVAELEPLLKDTETFYAVANQKKYTSNLKPGHFIITKGMTNNDIINTLRSRNIPIDIKFNNQERLEDLAGHISKQIEADSTSLIKAMRDPEFLKEVGLDEETALSLYIPNTYEFYWNSSAETFRNRMKTEYERFWNESRTKKAKNLNLTKEQIMSLAAIVQKETAKVDERSRVAGVYINRLKVGMLLQADPTVIYALKRESGDYNQIIKRVLYVDLELDSPYNTYKYAGVPPGPITMPDISSIDAVLNPEKHDYYYFVADVTNFGYHKFAKNLAQHNSNKVEYVRWVNSQGLNR encoded by the coding sequence ATGTACATTAAAAAAATATTGCTAATTATTGTTTTACTTGGCGCCGTTGGGATGGGCGCTTTTGCTTGGTATGTTTACAATACAGCCTTTTCTGGAAACACAGCCTTCAACAATAATGAAGCACATGTTTATATTCCTAGCAATGCCTCAATAGATGCCGTCGTCGCTGAGTTGGAGCCACTTTTGAAAGACACGGAAACGTTTTATGCAGTTGCAAATCAGAAGAAATATACTTCGAATTTAAAGCCGGGACATTTCATAATTACGAAAGGAATGACTAATAATGATATCATAAATACATTGCGAAGCAGAAATATTCCAATTGACATAAAATTCAACAATCAAGAACGTTTAGAGGATTTGGCAGGTCATATTTCTAAACAAATTGAAGCGGATAGCACTTCTCTTATAAAAGCAATGCGCGACCCAGAATTTTTGAAGGAAGTTGGTTTAGACGAAGAAACCGCGCTTTCATTATACATTCCAAATACGTACGAATTTTATTGGAACAGTTCTGCAGAAACTTTCCGAAATAGAATGAAAACCGAATACGAACGTTTTTGGAACGAGTCAAGAACCAAAAAAGCAAAAAACCTAAACCTTACCAAAGAACAGATTATGTCTTTGGCGGCAATAGTTCAAAAGGAAACGGCGAAAGTTGATGAAAGGTCAAGAGTTGCAGGCGTTTATATTAACCGATTAAAAGTTGGAATGCTACTTCAAGCAGACCCAACGGTTATTTATGCCCTAAAACGCGAAAGTGGCGATTACAACCAAATAATTAAAAGAGTTCTCTATGTAGATTTGGAGTTGGATTCGCCATACAACACTTATAAGTATGCAGGTGTTCCACCAGGACCAATCACGATGCCCGATATTTCTTCAATAGATGCCGTTCTAAATCCTGAAAAGCACGATTATTACTACTTTGTGGCGGATGTTACCAACTTTGGGTATCATAAATTCGCTAAAAACTTGGCGCAGCACAATTCAAATAAAGTGGAATATGTGCGTTGGGTAAATAGTCAGGGATTAAATCGTTGA
- a CDS encoding SDR family NAD(P)-dependent oxidoreductase, with protein MENLNKTVSIDEAHQEISAEEIAKCIAILEHLNNNTDHIFEIPKNQRTALIKASGQFSRPNREEFSRRKKDAKKAKKRKQANKDRTARKETGIRSARENVVFVAPKLLQVADLSSEEMQELETPRNCYVCKTLFTKMHHFYDTMCTECGDFNYAKRFQTTDLTGQVAVMTGSRLKIGYHISLMLLRAGATVVATTRFPADSAYRFAQEEDFHQWEDRLKIHGLDLRHIPSVEIFCNYIEQKYENLDILINNAAQTVRRPAGFYQHLMAKEEMPFEEHPQFVKHLLHDHMNCLQELKTLTADIGKNPNKNLPVTWHGSEPGIGIRASAKLSQIPYSFDNSLSAKEVFPEGKLDADLQQVDLRKTNSWRLRLGEIETTEMIEVQLVNSIAPFVLCNRLGEIMKKENTGKKHIINVSAMEGKFHRFFKEDRHPHTNMAKAALNMLTHTAAGSLAKEGIYINAVDTGWVTDEDPVELAKRKMELHDFQPPLDIVDGAARVMDPLIDGINTGKHWSGKFLKDYRPIDW; from the coding sequence ATGGAGAATCTGAACAAAACTGTGTCGATAGATGAAGCCCACCAAGAAATTAGCGCTGAAGAAATAGCGAAGTGTATCGCCATTCTTGAACATCTAAACAACAATACAGACCATATTTTTGAAATACCAAAAAACCAGCGCACCGCTTTAATAAAAGCTTCAGGCCAATTTTCGCGACCAAATCGTGAAGAGTTTTCCCGAAGAAAAAAGGATGCCAAAAAAGCTAAAAAACGCAAGCAAGCCAATAAAGACAGAACCGCTAGAAAAGAAACTGGCATCAGAAGCGCTAGAGAAAACGTGGTGTTCGTAGCTCCAAAACTATTACAAGTAGCAGATTTGTCTTCAGAAGAAATGCAAGAGTTAGAAACCCCACGCAATTGCTACGTCTGCAAAACGCTATTTACTAAAATGCATCATTTTTATGATACAATGTGTACGGAATGTGGTGATTTTAACTACGCAAAACGTTTTCAAACTACTGATTTAACTGGCCAAGTTGCTGTAATGACTGGTTCTCGCCTAAAAATCGGATATCATATTTCACTAATGTTGCTTAGGGCGGGAGCGACTGTTGTGGCTACTACAAGGTTTCCGGCAGACTCTGCTTACCGTTTTGCGCAAGAAGAAGATTTCCATCAATGGGAAGATCGCTTGAAAATTCACGGTTTAGATCTTCGCCATATTCCGAGTGTTGAAATTTTCTGCAACTACATTGAGCAAAAATATGAAAACCTCGACATCCTCATCAACAACGCCGCACAAACCGTTCGCAGACCCGCAGGTTTTTACCAACATTTAATGGCGAAAGAGGAAATGCCTTTTGAAGAGCATCCGCAATTCGTAAAACATTTGTTGCACGATCACATGAATTGCTTGCAAGAACTAAAAACCCTAACCGCGGATATTGGCAAAAACCCAAACAAAAATCTTCCAGTTACTTGGCACGGTTCTGAACCTGGAATTGGAATACGCGCTTCAGCGAAACTTTCGCAGATTCCATATAGTTTTGACAATTCTTTAAGTGCGAAAGAAGTGTTCCCCGAAGGAAAATTAGATGCAGATTTACAACAAGTAGATCTCAGAAAAACAAATAGTTGGCGTTTAAGGCTTGGTGAAATTGAGACTACTGAAATGATTGAAGTTCAGTTAGTAAATTCAATCGCGCCATTTGTTCTTTGCAATCGTTTAGGCGAAATTATGAAGAAGGAAAACACAGGTAAAAAACACATTATAAACGTTTCGGCAATGGAAGGAAAGTTCCATCGTTTTTTTAAGGAAGACCGTCATCCGCATACCAATATGGCCAAAGCTGCGCTAAACATGTTGACACATACAGCCGCAGGAAGTTTAGCCAAAGAAGGGATTTATATAAACGCCGTGGATACAGGTTGGGTGACTGATGAAGATCCCGTAGAACTAGCAAAGCGCAAAATGGAACTACACGATTTTCAACCGCCATTGGATATTGTTGATGGCGCCGCTCGTGTTATGGATCCATTGATTGATGGTATAAATACGGGAAAACATTGGAGCGGTAAGTTTTTGAAGGATTATAGACCGATTGATTGGTAG
- a CDS encoding DEAD/DEAH box helicase, translating into MAEIQDAIQEKKTDKELYSYQKGAIDIIFDKFETAPDDFHLLYQLPTGGGKTVIFSEIVRQYLRNHNKKVLVMTHRVELCKQTSDMLTSFGVVNKVVNSTANLADQAKYSCFVAMVETLNNRLNDDKLDISDIGLVIIDEAHYNSFTKLFKFFEKSFILGVTATPLSSNRNLPMKDNYQELIVGESIESLIENEFLAEVEVFQYNMGLTSLEIGSNGDYTVKSSDDLYSAVGMLDQLYQAYLNHSKGKKTLIFNNGINTSIQVYYHLKAEGLPVAHLDNTATKKQRKQILKWFRETPDAILTSVSILTTGFDEPTIDTIILNRATRSLTLYFQMIGRGSRILNNKSRFSVIDLGNNYQRFGPWEAPLDWQAIFRSPDYYMDRLISDDELESNFRYEMPEELRAEFSKSKEVFFNIKTTYQDATFKGESSKVVLERSIAQHAYICVENSEDVYDALGLAKMLGDDIDYRIERYSQCISKSTHNFISWLKDDYRLKLRSYLRDNFDTVFEEINGFPPED; encoded by the coding sequence ATGGCTGAGATTCAAGACGCAATTCAAGAGAAAAAGACTGACAAAGAACTATATAGCTACCAAAAAGGCGCTATTGACATCATATTTGACAAGTTTGAAACTGCTCCCGATGATTTTCATTTACTATATCAACTCCCAACTGGTGGTGGAAAAACGGTTATTTTTTCTGAAATAGTTCGCCAATATCTTAGAAACCACAACAAAAAAGTACTTGTAATGACCCACCGCGTGGAACTTTGCAAGCAAACTTCAGATATGCTTACCAGTTTTGGCGTGGTGAACAAAGTGGTTAACAGCACTGCAAACCTTGCCGATCAAGCCAAATATAGCTGCTTTGTGGCGATGGTTGAAACTTTGAACAATCGTTTGAACGACGATAAGTTGGATATTTCAGACATTGGTTTGGTTATTATTGATGAAGCGCATTACAATTCTTTCACCAAACTTTTCAAATTCTTCGAAAAATCGTTCATTCTTGGAGTTACTGCAACACCATTAAGCTCCAACCGAAACCTTCCTATGAAGGATAATTACCAAGAATTGATTGTTGGCGAAAGCATAGAATCGTTGATTGAAAACGAATTTTTGGCGGAAGTTGAAGTTTTCCAATATAATATGGGTCTTACTTCCCTGGAAATTGGTTCCAATGGCGATTATACCGTAAAATCTTCTGATGATCTATATTCCGCAGTTGGAATGTTGGATCAATTGTATCAGGCCTATTTGAATCATTCAAAAGGAAAGAAAACCTTGATTTTCAACAATGGTATAAACACTTCCATTCAAGTGTATTATCATTTAAAAGCCGAAGGTTTGCCCGTAGCACATTTGGACAATACCGCAACAAAAAAGCAACGGAAACAGATTTTGAAATGGTTTCGCGAAACGCCAGATGCAATTTTAACCTCGGTAAGTATCCTAACTACTGGTTTTGACGAACCTACCATAGATACCATAATCCTAAACAGAGCAACCCGTTCCTTAACGCTCTACTTCCAAATGATTGGTCGTGGTTCACGAATTTTGAACAACAAATCTAGATTCTCGGTTATCGATCTTGGTAACAACTATCAACGTTTTGGTCCTTGGGAAGCACCGCTAGATTGGCAGGCAATTTTCCGTTCGCCAGACTATTATATGGATCGCCTAATTAGCGATGATGAGTTGGAAAGTAATTTCCGTTATGAAATGCCTGAAGAGCTTCGGGCTGAATTTTCAAAAAGTAAAGAAGTGTTTTTTAATATAAAAACTACTTATCAAGATGCAACTTTTAAAGGTGAATCTTCAAAAGTAGTTTTGGAGCGTTCCATTGCGCAACACGCTTACATTTGTGTAGAAAATAGCGAAGATGTTTATGACGCTTTAGGTCTGGCAAAAATGTTGGGTGACGACATAGATTACCGTATTGAAAGGTACTCACAATGCATCAGCAAAAGCACCCACAACTTTATAAGTTGGCTAAAAGATGATTACCGACTAAAACTTCGCAGTTATCTACGTGATAACTTTGATACTGTTTTTGAAGAAATTAATGGTTTTCCACCAGAAGATTAA
- a CDS encoding YtxH domain-containing protein, giving the protein MNNKGKGLLALLGLAGGAFAFWKYKNMTPEEKQNLKDKANETGRKIKEKAGEVEDTISEKYDQLKNAAKREANDLAN; this is encoded by the coding sequence ATGAACAATAAAGGAAAAGGATTATTAGCATTGCTAGGTTTAGCAGGTGGTGCATTTGCATTTTGGAAATACAAAAACATGACACCCGAAGAAAAACAAAATCTTAAAGATAAAGCAAACGAAACTGGCAGAAAAATTAAAGAAAAAGCTGGGGAAGTTGAAGATACCATCTCTGAAAAATATGATCAGCTTAAAAATGCTGCTAAAAGAGAAGCAAACGATCTTGCAAATTAA
- a CDS encoding SAM-dependent methyltransferase, translating to MTVQKGNLYLIPCPLGDVSPLVVLPISVKNAVEKIDHYIVEHEKNARRFIKSIIPEKSQADLNIQEINKFTKPEEIPPMLNPCLEGFDVGIISDAGCPGIADPGARAVHYAHESGIKVIPLVGPSSILLAMMASGFNGQNFSFNGYLPIDKGERKSELKRLEKLSKDFDQSQLFIETPYRNNQMLQSLTENLNAKTRICVACDITLPTEYIKTAPAELWKKIKVDLHKRPTLFIIQG from the coding sequence ATGACTGTTCAGAAAGGAAACCTATACCTAATCCCTTGTCCGTTGGGAGATGTGTCGCCATTGGTCGTATTACCAATTTCAGTAAAAAATGCGGTTGAAAAAATTGACCATTATATTGTAGAGCACGAAAAAAATGCACGTCGATTTATAAAAAGTATTATTCCTGAAAAAAGTCAAGCTGATCTGAATATTCAAGAAATAAATAAGTTTACCAAGCCGGAAGAAATTCCACCAATGCTAAATCCGTGTCTTGAAGGTTTTGATGTAGGTATAATTAGCGATGCCGGTTGCCCCGGAATTGCGGATCCTGGTGCTCGTGCTGTACATTATGCGCACGAATCTGGAATTAAAGTAATTCCCTTGGTTGGGCCGTCATCGATTTTGTTGGCTATGATGGCCAGCGGTTTTAATGGTCAGAATTTTTCGTTTAACGGTTATTTGCCGATTGATAAAGGCGAAAGAAAATCAGAATTGAAACGTTTGGAAAAACTATCAAAAGACTTTGACCAATCGCAATTGTTTATTGAAACGCCATATAGAAACAACCAAATGCTGCAAAGCTTAACGGAAAACCTAAACGCTAAAACAAGAATCTGCGTGGCTTGTGATATAACCCTGCCAACAGAATACATAAAAACGGCGCCAGCGGAACTATGGAAAAAAATAAAGGTGGACCTTCATAAAAGACCCACCTTATTTATCATTCAAGGATAA
- a CDS encoding low molecular weight protein-tyrosine-phosphatase, protein MVCLGNICRSPLAEGILKSKIDPSKIVVDSAGTGDWHVGDEPDKRSIAVGKKYNIDITQQRGRQFSKKDFDDFDWIYVMDNSNKENVLALAEKDSQRIKVKLILDEIFPGENVDVPDPYFGGDKGFENVFKMLDEACDEIAKRL, encoded by the coding sequence ATGGTCTGCCTTGGCAATATTTGTCGTTCTCCTTTGGCAGAAGGAATATTAAAATCTAAGATTGATCCGTCTAAAATAGTTGTGGATTCCGCCGGAACTGGTGATTGGCACGTTGGTGACGAACCAGATAAAAGAAGTATTGCCGTTGGAAAAAAATATAATATAGACATCACTCAACAACGCGGAAGACAATTCAGTAAAAAAGATTTTGATGATTTTGATTGGATTTACGTAATGGATAATAGCAACAAGGAAAATGTGTTGGCGCTTGCAGAAAAAGATTCACAAAGAATAAAAGTGAAATTGATTCTAGATGAAATTTTTCCAGGAGAAAACGTAGATGTGCCAGATCCTTATTTTGGTGGAGATAAAGGTTTCGAAAATGTTTTTAAAATGCTGGACGAAGCTTGTGATGAAATTGCGAAACGACTTTAA